The following coding sequences lie in one Mycobacterium sp. DL440 genomic window:
- the gatB gene encoding Asp-tRNA(Asn)/Glu-tRNA(Gln) amidotransferase subunit GatB codes for MSVATAELVDYDDVIATYEPVMGMEVHVELSTATKMFCGCANQFGAEPNTLVCPVCLGLPGSLPVLNEAAVESAIRIGLALNCDIAPWGRFARKNYFYPDQPKNYQISQYDEPIAVNGYLDVPLDDGTTFRVEIERAHMEEDTGKLTHLGSDTGRIAGATTSLADFNRAGVPLVEIVTRPIEGTGARAPEIARAYVTALRDLLRGLGVSDVRMDQGSMRCDANLSLKSVGAAEFGTRTETKNVNSLKSVEVAVRYEMRRQAAVLNAGGTVTQETRHFHEDGYTSPGRSKETAEDYRYFPEPDLEPVAPAAELVERLRKTIPELPWLARKRIQQDWGVSDEVMRDLVNAGAVELVAATVEQGASSGAARAWWGNFLVQKANESEVELEGLPITPAQVAAVVKLVDEGKLSNKLARQVIEGVLAGEGEPEQVMTDRGLALVRDDSVIQAAIDKALEAQPDVADKIRGGKIQAAGAIVGAVMKATKGSADAARVRELVLAACGQSG; via the coding sequence ATGTCTGTCGCTACCGCTGAACTCGTTGACTACGACGACGTCATCGCCACCTATGAGCCCGTGATGGGCATGGAGGTACACGTCGAGCTGTCAACGGCCACCAAGATGTTCTGCGGCTGCGCCAACCAGTTCGGAGCCGAGCCCAACACGCTCGTCTGCCCGGTGTGCCTGGGGCTGCCCGGTTCGCTGCCGGTGCTCAACGAGGCGGCGGTCGAGTCGGCGATCCGCATCGGCCTGGCGCTCAACTGCGATATCGCGCCGTGGGGCCGGTTCGCCCGGAAGAACTACTTCTATCCCGACCAACCGAAGAACTACCAGATCTCGCAGTACGACGAGCCGATCGCGGTCAACGGCTATCTCGACGTGCCGCTCGACGATGGCACCACCTTTCGCGTGGAGATCGAGCGTGCGCACATGGAGGAGGACACCGGCAAGCTGACCCACCTGGGCAGCGATACCGGCCGCATCGCGGGTGCGACGACCTCGCTCGCTGATTTCAATCGTGCCGGCGTTCCGCTCGTCGAGATCGTCACCAGGCCCATTGAGGGGACCGGGGCACGCGCACCGGAGATCGCCCGCGCCTATGTCACGGCACTGCGCGACCTGCTGCGCGGCCTGGGTGTATCGGATGTGCGGATGGACCAGGGATCGATGCGGTGTGACGCGAACCTGTCCCTCAAGTCGGTCGGCGCTGCCGAGTTCGGCACCCGCACCGAGACCAAGAACGTGAACTCACTCAAGAGCGTCGAGGTGGCGGTCCGGTACGAAATGCGCCGTCAGGCAGCAGTTCTCAATGCCGGTGGCACGGTGACGCAGGAGACGCGGCATTTTCACGAGGACGGCTACACGTCGCCCGGCCGCAGCAAGGAGACCGCGGAGGACTACCGGTACTTTCCCGAGCCCGACCTTGAGCCTGTCGCCCCCGCCGCGGAGCTCGTCGAACGCCTGCGCAAGACCATCCCTGAGCTGCCGTGGTTGGCGCGCAAGCGGATTCAGCAGGATTGGGGTGTCTCCGACGAGGTGATGCGTGATCTGGTCAACGCCGGCGCGGTGGAGTTGGTGGCCGCCACCGTCGAGCAAGGCGCCTCCAGTGGGGCTGCCCGCGCCTGGTGGGGCAACTTCCTGGTGCAGAAGGCGAATGAGTCCGAGGTCGAGCTGGAGGGGCTGCCTATCACCCCGGCCCAGGTGGCCGCCGTTGTCAAGCTCGTCGACGAGGGCAAGCTGTCCAACAAGCTGGCCCGCCAGGTCATCGAGGGAGTGCTGGCCGGTGAGGGTGAGCCCGAGCAGGTGATGACCGACCGGGGCTTGGCGCTCGTGCGCGACGACTCGGTGATCCAGGCCGCCATTGATAAAGCGCTCGAGGCTCAGCCCGACGTCGCGGACAAGATCCGCGGCGGCAAGATCCAGGCCGCCGGGGCGATCGTCGGCGCGGTGATGAAGGCGACCAAGGGCTCGGCCGACGCGGCCCGGGTGCGCGAGTTGGTGCTGGCCGCCTGCGGCCAGAGCGGGTAA
- a CDS encoding TetR/AcrR family transcriptional regulator gives MVRLSRTITRVPDRQRRRYAPRLPREERREQLLDAALTVLHGCPLHELTMEAVAEAGGVGKPVLYTAFRTRTELVTALLIREHRHGVSQVLATLPKNLSVTGPADAYTATVTGFLRCVLENPARWRLILTVPDSAPRDFHAAVRNARNQILTQVEQMAKAGIAVDPRFSELDPELLGHTLLSFAEMLGRLAVHDPASYPRERLEQYAAAAMTMFARTVS, from the coding sequence ATGGTTCGCCTATCACGTACCATTACCCGGGTGCCTGACCGCCAGCGCCGCAGATATGCACCGCGGCTACCGCGTGAAGAACGGCGCGAGCAACTGCTGGACGCAGCCTTGACCGTGCTCCATGGTTGCCCCCTGCACGAGCTGACGATGGAGGCAGTCGCCGAGGCCGGCGGCGTCGGCAAACCCGTCCTCTATACCGCGTTCCGGACCCGCACCGAGCTGGTGACCGCGTTGCTCATCCGCGAGCATCGGCACGGAGTGAGCCAGGTCCTGGCCACCCTGCCCAAAAACCTTTCGGTAACCGGACCGGCAGATGCCTACACCGCGACCGTCACCGGCTTCCTGCGCTGCGTGTTGGAGAACCCGGCGCGCTGGCGGCTCATCCTCACGGTGCCCGACAGCGCTCCGCGGGACTTTCACGCGGCGGTCCGCAACGCCCGCAACCAGATCCTCACGCAGGTCGAGCAAATGGCGAAAGCAGGCATCGCGGTGGATCCCCGGTTTTCTGAACTGGATCCCGAGCTTCTCGGCCACACCTTGCTGTCGTTCGCCGAGATGTTGGGCCGCCTGGCAGTGCATGACCCGGCCAGCTACCCGCGCGAACGGCTCGAACAATATGCCGCTGCGGCGATGACGATGTTCGCCCGCACGGTGAGTTGA
- a CDS encoding sorbosone dehydrogenase family protein, translating into MRSRRRMTGVAAVLCAAMLVGSGCARFDAAQSEPFTTEPKMAPGPTTTPPPPPPLPAKPFPKECKATGVMQGCLDSTSGLIMLPDSQSALVAERLTGAVKQVSVKAEPKVKVMIPVDPSGDGGLMDIVLSPTYGQDRLMYAYVSTPTDNRVIRIADGDVPKPILTGIPKGATGNTGSLTFTSKTTLLVQTGDAGDPALAADPGSLAGKVLRIEQPTTVNQAPVTTALSDLGAGGGMCVDSSDGSLYVTDRTPSADRLQRITKDSKVSTVWTWPDRPGVAGCAALEGTVLVNLVNSKKTVAVRLAPDTGAVTGDPEVVRENVRGHAWALQLSPDGNVWGATVNRTVGDAENFDDVVFPLFPQGGGFPRSNADNT; encoded by the coding sequence ATGAGATCGCGCCGGCGGATGACGGGGGTGGCCGCCGTTCTGTGTGCCGCGATGCTTGTCGGGTCGGGCTGTGCCCGATTCGACGCGGCCCAGTCCGAGCCCTTCACCACTGAGCCCAAGATGGCACCGGGGCCGACCACGACACCACCACCGCCGCCACCACTGCCGGCCAAGCCGTTCCCCAAAGAATGCAAGGCGACGGGTGTGATGCAGGGCTGCCTGGACAGCACCAGCGGACTGATCATGCTGCCCGACAGCCAGTCCGCCCTGGTCGCCGAACGGCTCACCGGCGCGGTCAAGCAGGTGTCGGTGAAAGCCGAACCGAAGGTCAAAGTGATGATCCCGGTGGATCCGTCGGGCGACGGCGGCCTGATGGACATCGTCTTGTCGCCGACCTACGGTCAGGACCGGCTGATGTACGCCTACGTCAGCACACCGACCGACAACCGGGTGATCCGCATCGCCGACGGCGACGTGCCGAAGCCGATCCTGACCGGCATCCCCAAGGGCGCTACCGGCAATACCGGGTCGCTGACATTCACCAGCAAGACCACCCTGTTGGTGCAGACGGGCGATGCGGGCGACCCGGCGCTGGCCGCCGATCCCGGATCGCTGGCCGGCAAGGTGCTGCGCATCGAGCAGCCCACCACGGTCAACCAGGCCCCGGTCACCACGGCACTGAGCGACTTGGGTGCCGGCGGAGGCATGTGCGTCGATTCATCGGACGGCTCGCTCTACGTCACCGACCGCACTCCGAGTGCCGACCGGTTGCAGCGGATCACCAAGGACTCGAAGGTGTCCACGGTGTGGACCTGGCCGGACCGGCCCGGTGTCGCCGGCTGCGCCGCACTCGAGGGCACGGTGTTGGTCAACCTGGTCAATTCCAAGAAGACCGTCGCAGTGCGACTGGCACCCGATACGGGTGCGGTCACCGGAGACCCGGAGGTGGTCCGCGAGAACGTGCGCGGGCATGCGTGGGCGTTGCAGCTCTCGCCAGACGGCAACGTGTGGGGGGCGACGGTGAACCGGACTGTCGGAGATGCCGAGAACTTCGACGACGTCGTCTTCCCTCTCTTCCCGCAGGGTGGCGGCTTCCCGCGGAGTAATGCCGACAACACCTGA
- a CDS encoding DoxX family protein, whose product MTSHPQDPQAWQRPGYSDDSARPAGASLVDPEDDLPSENYGGDFETTAIPRYDSKSGDQSAFSLVADPEPLPYVQAGGPAPMGPFSAEPAEIERDEFVDDRVRAAGRRGTQDLGLLILRVALGGLMIIHGLQKAFGWWGGPGLDGFNSSLDEMGFKNADILTYAATGGQIAAGVLLVLGLFTPIAAAGALAYLINGVLATAMAAHEQARLAEVITDGTEYRLIVVVAAAAIILTGPGRYGFDAGRGWARRPFVGSFVALVLGVAGGIAIWVLLNGGNPLG is encoded by the coding sequence GTGACCAGCCACCCACAGGACCCACAAGCCTGGCAACGACCGGGTTACTCGGACGATTCCGCCAGGCCGGCCGGGGCCAGCCTGGTCGATCCCGAAGACGACCTGCCGTCGGAGAACTACGGCGGCGACTTCGAGACCACCGCGATTCCCCGTTACGACTCGAAATCGGGCGACCAGTCGGCGTTCAGCCTGGTCGCCGACCCGGAGCCACTGCCGTACGTACAAGCCGGCGGGCCCGCCCCGATGGGGCCGTTCTCGGCCGAACCGGCCGAGATCGAGCGCGACGAGTTCGTCGACGACCGCGTCCGGGCTGCCGGCCGACGCGGCACCCAGGACCTCGGCCTGCTGATTCTGCGCGTAGCGCTCGGCGGGCTGATGATCATCCACGGCCTGCAGAAGGCCTTCGGCTGGTGGGGCGGCCCAGGGCTGGACGGGTTCAACTCATCGCTGGACGAGATGGGCTTCAAGAACGCCGACATCCTGACCTACGCGGCCACCGGCGGGCAGATCGCCGCCGGCGTGCTGCTGGTTCTCGGGTTGTTCACCCCCATCGCGGCTGCCGGCGCACTGGCCTACCTGATCAACGGGGTGCTGGCCACCGCGATGGCGGCACATGAGCAGGCCCGCCTCGCCGAAGTCATCACCGACGGCACCGAATACCGGTTGATCGTCGTCGTCGCCGCGGCCGCGATCATCCTGACCGGGCCGGGACGCTACGGATTCGACGCCGGCCGCGGCTGGGCCCGGCGCCCGTTCGTCGGATCCTTCGTGGCCCTGGTGCTCGGCGTGGCCGGCGGCATCGCCATCTGGGTGCTGCTCAACGGCGGCAACCCGCTCGGCTGA
- a CDS encoding PH domain-containing protein: MPAGRPSGWCKDEHVSARSATAPVVIRISPMAHLAVGFLTLGLLTLVLTNPTLFSVLLVIPIALSAAIIRYRTTADADTVTARSLTRSRTVSWADIKGLRFDRSSWAIADLNDGTDLRLPAVTFATLPLLTEVSGGRVPNPYA; the protein is encoded by the coding sequence ATGCCGGCGGGGCGGCCCTCCGGGTGGTGCAAGGATGAACACGTGAGCGCACGATCGGCAACCGCCCCTGTCGTCATCCGGATATCGCCCATGGCACACCTGGCAGTCGGATTCCTGACGCTCGGCCTGCTGACGCTGGTCCTGACCAATCCGACCTTGTTCTCGGTGCTACTGGTGATCCCGATTGCGTTGTCGGCGGCCATCATCCGGTACCGCACGACCGCTGATGCCGACACCGTCACCGCACGGTCGCTGACGCGCAGCCGCACGGTGTCGTGGGCCGATATCAAGGGACTGCGATTCGACCGGTCGTCCTGGGCGATTGCCGATTTGAACGACGGGACCGACCTGCGCCTGCCTGCCGTGACATTCGCGACACTGCCGTTGCTCACCGAGGTGAGTGGCGGCCGCGTACCGAATCCGTACGCCTGA
- a CDS encoding acetolactate synthase large subunit, translated as MSAPTTRPPARSGTAPANGAANAKSESGQPNRVAPEQLTGAQAVVRSLEELGVDVVFGIPGGAVLPVYDPLFDSQKLRHVLVRHEQGAGHAASGYAHATGKVGVMMATSGPGATNLITPLADAQMDSIPVVAITGQVGRSLIGTDAFQEADITGMTMPITKHNFLVRNGDDIARVMAEAFHIASSGRPGAVLVDVPKDILQGQCTFSWPPQMDLPGYKPNTKPHSRQVREAAKLIAAAHKPVLYVGGGVIRGEASAELLELAELTGIPVVTTLMARGAFPDSHPQHLGMPGMHGTVAAVGALQKSDLLIALGTRFDDRVTGQLDSFAPDAKVIHADIDPAEIGKNRHADVPIVGDVKAVITDLIEVLRRDGTTSAALKLDDWTEYLSGLKTTYPLSYGPQSDGSLSPEYVIEKLGQIAGPEAVYVAGVGQHQMWAAQFVKYENPKTWLNSGGLGTMGFAVPAAMGAKFARPEAEVWAIDGDGCFQMTNQELATCAIEGAPIKVALINNGNLGMVRQWQTLFYGQRYSQTDLATHSRRIPDFVKLAEALGCVGLRCERAEDVEDVINQARAINDRPVVIDFIVGADAQVWPMVAAGTSNDEIMAARDIRPLFDENDDEGHA; from the coding sequence GTGAGCGCACCGACAACGCGACCGCCAGCCCGGTCGGGAACCGCGCCTGCCAACGGCGCAGCCAACGCCAAATCAGAATCGGGACAGCCCAATCGGGTTGCACCGGAGCAGCTCACCGGCGCCCAGGCGGTCGTCCGGTCGCTGGAGGAGCTCGGCGTCGACGTCGTCTTCGGCATCCCCGGTGGCGCCGTGCTGCCGGTCTACGATCCGCTGTTCGACTCGCAGAAGCTGCGGCACGTGCTGGTCCGGCATGAGCAGGGTGCCGGCCACGCTGCCAGCGGCTATGCGCACGCCACCGGCAAGGTCGGCGTGATGATGGCGACGTCGGGTCCCGGCGCGACCAACCTGATCACCCCGCTGGCCGACGCCCAGATGGACTCCATCCCCGTGGTGGCAATCACCGGGCAGGTGGGTCGCAGCCTGATCGGCACCGACGCCTTCCAGGAAGCCGACATCACCGGCATGACCATGCCGATCACCAAGCACAACTTCCTGGTGCGCAACGGTGACGACATCGCCCGGGTGATGGCCGAGGCCTTCCACATCGCCAGCTCGGGGCGCCCGGGCGCGGTGCTCGTCGACGTTCCCAAGGACATCCTGCAGGGCCAGTGCACCTTCTCCTGGCCGCCGCAGATGGACCTGCCCGGGTACAAGCCGAACACCAAGCCGCACAGCCGTCAGGTGCGTGAAGCCGCGAAGCTGATCGCCGCGGCGCACAAGCCGGTGCTCTACGTCGGTGGTGGTGTCATCCGTGGTGAGGCCAGTGCCGAACTGCTCGAGCTGGCCGAGCTGACCGGCATCCCGGTCGTCACCACGCTCATGGCCCGGGGCGCGTTCCCGGACAGCCACCCGCAGCACCTGGGTATGCCGGGCATGCACGGCACCGTGGCCGCGGTGGGTGCGTTGCAGAAGAGCGACCTGCTGATCGCCCTGGGCACGCGCTTCGATGACCGCGTGACCGGCCAGCTCGACTCCTTCGCGCCCGACGCCAAGGTGATCCATGCCGATATCGATCCGGCGGAGATCGGCAAGAACCGGCATGCCGACGTTCCGATCGTGGGTGACGTGAAGGCGGTCATCACCGATCTGATCGAGGTGCTGCGCCGCGACGGAACGACCAGTGCCGCACTGAAACTGGACGACTGGACGGAGTACCTGTCCGGCCTGAAGACGACCTACCCGCTGAGCTACGGGCCGCAGAGCGACGGCAGCCTGAGCCCCGAGTACGTCATCGAGAAGCTCGGTCAGATCGCCGGACCCGAAGCGGTCTATGTCGCCGGGGTCGGCCAGCACCAGATGTGGGCCGCGCAGTTCGTCAAGTACGAGAACCCGAAGACGTGGCTGAACTCCGGTGGCCTGGGCACCATGGGCTTCGCCGTCCCGGCGGCCATGGGCGCCAAGTTCGCCCGCCCCGAGGCCGAGGTGTGGGCCATCGACGGTGACGGCTGCTTCCAGATGACCAACCAGGAGCTGGCCACCTGTGCCATCGAGGGCGCGCCGATCAAGGTGGCGTTGATCAACAACGGCAACCTGGGCATGGTGCGGCAGTGGCAGACGCTGTTCTATGGCCAGCGTTACAGCCAGACCGATCTGGCCACGCACTCGCGTCGAATTCCGGACTTCGTCAAGCTGGCCGAGGCGCTGGGGTGCGTCGGGCTGCGCTGCGAGCGGGCCGAAGACGTCGAGGACGTCATCAACCAGGCCCGGGCCATCAACGACCGCCCGGTGGTCATCGACTTCATCGTCGGTGCCGACGCGCAGGTGTGGCCGATGGTCGCCGCCGGCACCAGCAACGACGAGATCATGGCGGCCCGGGACATCCGGCCGCTGTTCGACGAAAACGACGACGAGGGGCATGCCTGA
- the ilvN gene encoding acetolactate synthase small subunit has protein sequence MSNTTPTHTLSVLVEDKPGVLARVATLFSRRGYNIQSLAVGATEQKHMSRMTIVVSVEESPLEQITKQLNKLINVIKIVEQEEDGSVSRELALIKVRADASNRGQVIEAVNLFRAKVVDVSTESLTVEATGTAEKLEALLRVLEPYGIREIAQSGMVSVSRGPRGISAVK, from the coding sequence ATGAGCAACACCACCCCCACCCACACGCTTTCGGTGCTGGTCGAGGACAAGCCCGGCGTTCTCGCCCGGGTGGCCACGCTGTTCTCCCGTCGTGGCTACAACATCCAGTCCCTGGCTGTGGGTGCCACCGAGCAGAAGCACATGTCGCGGATGACGATCGTCGTCAGTGTCGAGGAATCGCCGCTGGAGCAGATCACCAAGCAGCTCAACAAGCTGATCAACGTGATCAAGATCGTCGAGCAGGAGGAGGACGGTTCGGTCTCCCGCGAACTCGCGCTGATCAAGGTGCGCGCCGACGCGAGCAATCGCGGCCAGGTCATCGAAGCGGTGAACCTGTTCCGCGCCAAGGTCGTTGACGTTTCCACCGAGTCGCTGACAGTGGAAGCGACCGGTACGGCGGAGAAGCTGGAGGCCCTGCTGCGGGTCCTCGAGCCCTACGGTATCCGTGAGATCGCACAGTCCGGGATGGTGTCGGTCTCGCGCGGTCCCCGTGGTATCAGCGCAGTGAAGTAA
- the ilvC gene encoding ketol-acid reductoisomerase, with protein MFYDADADLSIIQGRKVAVIGYGSQGHAHSLSLRDSGVQVKVGLKEGSKSRVKVEEQGLEVDTPAEVAKWADVIMVLAPDTAQAEIFKNDIEPNLQDGNALFFGHGLNIHFGLVKAPANVTVGMVAPKGPGHLVRRQFVDGKGVPCLIAVDQDPKGEGQALALSYAAAIGGARAGVIKTTFKEETETDLFGEQAVLCGGTEELVKAGFDVMVEAGYAPEMAYFEVLHELKLIVDLMYEGGIARMNYSVSDTAEFGGYLSGPRVIDADTKQRMKDILTDIQDGTFVKRLVANVEGGNKELEALRKANAEHPIEVTGKKLRDLMSWVDRPITETA; from the coding sequence ATGTTTTACGACGCCGACGCGGACCTGTCGATCATCCAGGGTCGTAAGGTCGCCGTCATCGGCTACGGCAGCCAGGGACACGCGCATTCGCTGTCGCTGCGCGATTCCGGCGTGCAGGTCAAGGTCGGCCTGAAAGAGGGCTCGAAGTCCCGCGTCAAGGTCGAGGAGCAGGGCCTCGAGGTCGACACCCCGGCCGAGGTCGCCAAGTGGGCCGATGTCATCATGGTGCTCGCGCCCGACACCGCGCAGGCCGAGATCTTCAAGAACGACATCGAGCCCAACCTGCAGGACGGCAATGCGCTGTTCTTCGGCCACGGCCTCAACATCCACTTCGGTCTGGTCAAGGCCCCGGCCAACGTCACCGTCGGCATGGTCGCCCCCAAGGGCCCCGGCCACCTGGTGCGTCGCCAGTTCGTCGATGGCAAGGGTGTGCCCTGCCTGATCGCCGTCGACCAGGACCCGAAGGGCGAGGGCCAGGCCCTGGCGCTGTCCTACGCCGCCGCGATCGGCGGTGCCCGCGCCGGCGTCATCAAGACCACGTTCAAGGAAGAGACCGAGACCGACCTGTTCGGTGAGCAGGCCGTCCTGTGCGGTGGCACCGAAGAACTGGTCAAGGCCGGCTTCGATGTCATGGTCGAGGCCGGTTACGCGCCGGAGATGGCCTACTTCGAGGTGCTGCACGAGCTCAAGCTCATCGTCGACCTGATGTACGAGGGCGGCATCGCCCGGATGAACTACTCCGTGTCCGACACCGCGGAGTTCGGTGGCTACCTGTCGGGTCCGCGCGTCATCGATGCCGACACCAAGCAGCGCATGAAGGACATCCTGACCGACATCCAGGACGGCACGTTCGTCAAGCGCCTGGTCGCCAACGTCGAGGGCGGCAACAAGGAGCTCGAGGCGCTGCGCAAGGCCAACGCCGAGCACCCGATCGAGGTCACCGGCAAGAAGCTGCGCGACCTGATGAGCTGGGTCGACCGGCCGATCACCGAAACGGCCTAA
- the wrbA gene encoding NAD(P)H:quinone oxidoreductase — MTNSAPKVAVIYYSATGHGTTMAQRVTATAESAGAEVRLRHVAETQDPESFAHNPAWTSNYEATKDLPTATGDDIVWADAVIFGSPTRFGSVASQLRGFLDSLGGLWSQGKLADKVYAGFTSTNTAHGGQETTLLTLYVTLMHWGGIIVPPGYTDPLKFVDGNPYGASLIANHDNIGEFDDATYNALDHLARRVVSVAARLGS; from the coding sequence ATGACCAACTCTGCACCCAAGGTCGCCGTCATCTACTACTCCGCAACCGGCCATGGCACCACGATGGCTCAGCGCGTCACTGCCACCGCGGAGTCCGCAGGTGCCGAGGTGCGCCTACGCCATGTCGCCGAGACCCAGGATCCGGAATCCTTTGCCCACAATCCGGCCTGGACTTCCAATTACGAAGCCACCAAGGATCTTCCGACGGCGACCGGTGACGACATCGTGTGGGCGGATGCGGTGATCTTCGGCTCCCCCACCCGGTTCGGTTCTGTCGCTTCGCAATTGCGTGGATTCCTCGATTCGCTCGGTGGCCTGTGGTCACAGGGCAAGCTCGCCGACAAGGTCTACGCCGGGTTCACCTCGACCAACACCGCGCACGGCGGCCAGGAGACCACGCTGCTGACGCTGTACGTCACGCTGATGCACTGGGGCGGGATCATCGTGCCGCCCGGCTACACCGACCCGCTCAAGTTCGTCGATGGCAACCCGTACGGCGCGAGCTTGATCGCCAACCACGACAACATCGGCGAATTCGATGACGCCACCTACAACGCGCTGGATCACCTGGCCCGGCGCGTGGTGAGTGTGGCCGCGCGGCTGGGTTCGTAA
- a CDS encoding NAD(P)/FAD-dependent oxidoreductase, whose product MDVTIVGSGPNGLSAAVICARAGLSVRVIEAQPTPGGGARTLPDPEFSGVGHDICSAVHPLALASPFFAAYDLTARGVQLAVPEISYANPLQHRPAAIGYRDIERTCSELDHGDSWRRLLGPLAAECDDVVGLILGDKRSLPPSLTAAARVAPRLLAQGTPLWRSLKGEDARALFSGVAAHTISTMPSLVSGGAGLMLATLGHAVGWPIPIGGSQAIPDALIADLTAHGGELLLGHEVTEPPSGVVIYDTAPTALLSIYGKALPPRYARALSRYRYGPGVAKVDFVLSGEIPWRDPRLTQAPTLHLGGSRAQMALAESEIAAGRHAEWPMVLAALPHIADPARIDDAGRRPLWTYVHVPNNSTRDMAAAVTDIFERFAPGFRDLVVGVRSVPASQMDEHNANLVGGDIGVGGNNMASALLGPTPRFNPWTTPIPKAYLCSSATPPGGGVHGMAGFYAARTVLKREFGITDLPKLAP is encoded by the coding sequence GTGGACGTCACAATCGTCGGCAGCGGCCCCAACGGCCTGTCCGCCGCCGTCATCTGCGCCCGAGCCGGATTGTCGGTACGCGTCATCGAAGCACAACCCACCCCTGGTGGCGGCGCTCGCACCCTGCCCGACCCGGAGTTCTCCGGCGTCGGCCACGACATCTGTTCGGCGGTGCACCCGCTCGCGCTGGCGTCGCCGTTCTTCGCCGCCTACGACCTGACCGCCCGCGGGGTCCAACTGGCGGTCCCCGAGATTTCCTATGCCAACCCGTTGCAGCACCGCCCGGCGGCGATCGGTTACCGCGACATCGAGCGCACCTGCTCCGAACTGGACCACGGAGATTCCTGGCGACGGCTGCTCGGTCCGCTGGCTGCCGAGTGCGATGACGTGGTCGGCCTGATCCTCGGCGACAAGCGGTCGCTGCCGCCGTCGCTGACCGCAGCAGCGCGCGTCGCACCCCGGCTCCTGGCCCAAGGCACGCCGTTGTGGCGGTCACTCAAAGGCGAGGACGCCCGGGCATTGTTCAGCGGTGTTGCCGCACACACGATTTCAACCATGCCCTCTCTGGTTTCGGGAGGCGCCGGTCTGATGCTGGCGACGCTGGGACATGCGGTCGGATGGCCGATCCCGATCGGCGGATCCCAGGCCATCCCCGATGCGCTGATCGCCGATCTCACCGCGCACGGCGGCGAACTCCTCCTCGGACACGAGGTCACCGAACCACCGTCGGGCGTGGTCATCTACGACACCGCACCGACCGCGCTGCTGTCGATCTACGGCAAGGCCCTGCCGCCTCGCTACGCCAGGGCGTTGAGCCGCTACCGCTACGGTCCGGGGGTGGCGAAGGTCGATTTCGTGCTGAGCGGCGAGATCCCTTGGCGTGACCCGCGTCTGACCCAGGCGCCGACACTGCATCTGGGTGGCAGCCGGGCCCAGATGGCACTGGCCGAGTCCGAGATCGCCGCGGGCCGTCACGCCGAGTGGCCGATGGTGCTGGCCGCACTCCCCCATATCGCCGACCCGGCGCGCATCGATGACGCCGGCCGTCGCCCACTGTGGACCTATGTCCACGTACCCAACAATTCGACGCGGGACATGGCCGCAGCCGTCACCGACATCTTCGAACGATTTGCCCCAGGCTTCCGCGATCTGGTGGTCGGGGTCCGCAGCGTGCCCGCGTCACAGATGGACGAACACAACGCCAACCTCGTCGGCGGCGACATCGGCGTCGGCGGCAACAACATGGCCAGCGCGCTGCTCGGGCCCACTCCGCGGTTCAACCCCTGGACCACACCGATCCCCAAGGCGTATCTGTGCTCGTCGGCGACCCCGCCCGGCGGCGGCGTGCACGGGATGGCCGGCTTCTACGCAGCTCGCACCGTGCTGAAACGCGAGTTCGGCATCACGGATCTGCCTAAGCTGGCGCCATGA
- a CDS encoding TetR/AcrR family transcriptional regulator, producing MAHVPSADRRRQFIEAASRVIETHGVARATTRNIAQEAGAPLGALHYCFGTKEELFEAVSHTFGRLNLAPAMESVRPGMGITAAVPVLLQSTAKFIAANITSELGELEIYVWALRNGRPEMPRRTYEIWMGLVEEALRTARTEDELDQDISAITRLLASLVDGCALMELMTSEQRLEESAESASRTVVAAIEAGVFRRN from the coding sequence ATGGCGCATGTGCCGAGCGCGGATCGGCGGCGGCAATTCATCGAGGCCGCCTCGCGTGTCATCGAAACGCATGGAGTGGCCCGCGCCACGACGCGGAACATTGCCCAAGAGGCCGGCGCACCACTGGGTGCTCTGCACTACTGCTTCGGTACCAAAGAAGAGCTGTTCGAGGCGGTTTCGCATACTTTCGGCCGATTGAACCTGGCGCCGGCAATGGAGAGCGTGCGTCCCGGCATGGGTATCACCGCGGCGGTGCCGGTACTGCTGCAGTCGACCGCGAAGTTCATTGCCGCCAACATCACCTCGGAGCTGGGCGAGCTCGAAATCTACGTGTGGGCGCTGCGCAACGGCCGACCGGAGATGCCACGGCGTACGTACGAAATCTGGATGGGGCTTGTCGAGGAAGCCCTGCGCACTGCCCGCACCGAGGATGAGCTGGACCAAGACATCTCGGCCATAACGCGGTTGCTGGCGAGTCTGGTGGATGGCTGCGCATTGATGGAGCTGATGACCAGCGAGCAACGTCTCGAGGAATCGGCTGAGAGCGCCAGCCGCACCGTTGTCGCGGCCATTGAAGCGGGTGTCTTCCGCCGCAACTGA